From Drosophila suzukii chromosome Y unlocalized genomic scaffold, CBGP_Dsuzu_IsoJpt1.0 scf_Y1, whole genome shotgun sequence, one genomic window encodes:
- the LOC139353887 gene encoding glycerol-3-phosphate dehydrogenase [NAD(+)], cytoplasmic-like: MLCGARSCPWNARNVGRNVMNSQTLDEKVPMYVYEEIVDGRKLTEIINTTHMNAKYMPNFELPPNIIPCSVLVGCNLPYELAHDHFAEGTVGCRDQKYYRVLHDIFKSPTFRVVVTEDADCVEICSTLRNIIAFAAGCSDGMELNENTKGGIIRRGFLEMLQFVDVFYPGCRMGTFFESCGISDLVTSCYANRNRKLAEAFVKTGKPLSELEHILIPGHEPLGPVTAELVHHMLKKKGLEDKFPLFTCVYRICTGDYPLHRLVETLIKAREDM, encoded by the exons ATGCTGTGCGGGGCAAGGAGCTGCCCTTGGAATGCTAGGAATGTGGGCCGGAATGTGATGAATTCGCAGACACTTGACGAAAAGGTGCCCATGTACGTCTACGAGGAAATTGTCGACGGTCGCAAGCTCACCGAAATCATCAACACCACCCACATGAATGCCAAGTACATGCCGAACTTTGAACTGCCGCCAAATATT ATTCCATGTTCCGTCCTGGTGGGCTGTAATTTGCCCTACGAGCTGGCGCATGATCACTTTGCCGAGGGCACAGTGGGCTGTCGAGATCAGAAGTATTATCGAGTGCTGCACGACATATTTAAGTCACCCACTTTCCGTGTGGTGGTTACCGAGGATGCCGATTGTGTGGAGATCTGTTCCACTTTGAGA AACATAATAGCCTTTGCGGCTGGTTGTTCAGATGGCATGGAGTTGAATGAAAACACAAAGGGTGGAATCATTCGGAGGGGATTTTTGGAGATGCTTCAGTTTGTGGATGTTTTTTACCCAGGCTGCCGCATGGGAACCTTTTTTGAGTCCTGTGGAATATCCGATTTGGTCACTAGTTGTTATG CTAATCGCAACCGCAAGTTGGCCGAGGCCTTTGTAAAGACAGGAAAACCTCTCAGTGAGCTGGAGCACATCCTTATACCAGGACATGAACCATTGGGTCCAGTGACAGCTGAACTTGTTCACCATATGCTTAAAAAGAAGGGCTTGGAGGATAA ATTTCCTCTCTTCACATGTGTTTACAGGATCTGCACTGGGGATTATCCCCTGCACCGCCTGGTGGAAACTCTGATTAAGGCACGCGAGGATATGTAA